The stretch of DNA GCTTGGCGGCGCTCAAGATCAATTGCCGCCGCAAGTCACTGGTCATGCGCAGGGTAGACATGGGAGCGTGAGTAATCACTCACCTTGACGAAGTCAAGGATCTATTGCAGCGCACCAAGCGGATTCTCTCGCAGGGTGGCGTCAAAGACACAGCTTCATCGCTTTGTTTGAGCACGCCTTTTCCGAAATCCAGTGCTCATCTTGCCGGTTCATCCCGGATCGGCCGCAACCCGAACGCGCCGCTGATGGTGCGGAGCCGGAAGCTGCGTTCCGGCTTGACGCTCTAGCCGGGGCATTTAAGATAGTTGCAATTGCGACTAATTGGATGGTCGCTTACCTAATCTTCCCAAAGCATATGGCGGGCCATGAATTTGGATGCGCGCGAACTGGCAGCCACCTTCGACCTCGAAAAGCTGACGCCGGAGTTCTATGCCAACCCCTACCCGACCTATCGCGCGCTGCGCGAAACCGAGCCGGTCAAGCGGCTGCCGAACGGCTCGTATTTCCTGACCCGCTACGACGACCTGGTTGCGGCCTACAAGAACACCAAGGCCTTCTCATCCGACAAGAAAAAGGAGTTTTCGCCGAAATACGGCGCCTCCCTGCTCTACGAGCACCACACCACGAGCCTCGTCTTCAACGATCCACCCGCCCACACCCGCGTCCGGCGCCTGATCATGGGTGCGCTCTCGCCGCGCGCGATCGCCGGCATGGGGCCCGATCTGATCCGGCTGGTCGACCGCCTGCTCGATAGCATCGCCGCCAAGGGCAAGGTGGACCTGATCGACGATTTCGCCGCAGCAATCCCGATCGAGGTGATCGGCAATCTGCTCGACGTGCCCGAGGACGAGCGCGAGCCCCTGCGCGGCTGGTCGCTGGCCATCCTCGGCGCGCTGGAGCCGGTGGTTAGTCCGGACGCCTTCGCCCGCGGCAACAAGGCGGTGAAGGACTTCCTGTCGTACCTCGACGGGCTGGTGGCCCGGCGGCGGGCCAAGCCCGGCAATCCCGACCGCGACGTGCTGACGCGGCTCATTCAGGGCGAAGACAATGGCGAACGGCTGACCGAAAAGGAGCTTCTGCACAACTGCATCTTCCTGCTCAATGCCGGCCACGAGACCACCACCAATTTGATCGGCAACGGGCTGGTGGCGCTGTCGAACCACGCGAGCGAGAAACGGCGATTGATCGACGACCCTTCGCTGATCAAGACCGCGGTCGAGGAAATGCTGCGGTTCGAAAGCTCGAACCAGCTCGGCAACCGCATGACCGTCGAGCCGTTCGAACTCGGCGGCGTCGCGATGCCGCCGGGCACGCCGGTGACGCTGTGCATCGGCGCCGCCAACCGCGACCCCGCGCAGTTCGCCGATCCCGAACGTTTCGATATCGGCCGTACGCCGAACCGGCATCTGGCCTTCGGCACCGGCGCACATCAATGCGCCGGCATGGCGCTGGCGCGGCTCGAGGGCGCCATCGCGATCTCGCGCTTCCTCGCGCGCTTTCCGGATTATGCGCTCAACGGCGAGCCGGTTCGCGGCGGCCGGGTGAGATTCCGCGGATATTTGAGCGTGCCTTGCACGGTCAGCTAGGCCTGTGACGAATTGCACCAGCCTCGCATCGCAAAATCGCGAACGATTCCTATCCTTACGCGTTGACATCCCCGGGCGACGAAGCACGAGGGAGTTGCGATCATGCTTCCGCGCGGTGTTCGCCTTGCAGCGTTTTTTCTTGGTGTCTCCGCGATCGCGGTGAGCACCGGCTTGTCGGCGCAGGACCGGAGAGGCCCAGGTGGCTCGGCTGCGCCAGCGGCCCGGCCAGCGGGACCTCCACCGGCGATGGCGCGCCCAGCGGCGCCGCCAGCGATGGCCCGTCCCGCGGCACCGCCGGCAATGGCGCGATCCGCCGCACCGGCGTTCCGCGCGGCTCCCCCGCCGCAGCGTCCGGCCATGGTCCCGCATGCCCCGCCACG from Bradyrhizobium sp. AZCC 1693 encodes:
- a CDS encoding cytochrome P450 gives rise to the protein MNLDARELAATFDLEKLTPEFYANPYPTYRALRETEPVKRLPNGSYFLTRYDDLVAAYKNTKAFSSDKKKEFSPKYGASLLYEHHTTSLVFNDPPAHTRVRRLIMGALSPRAIAGMGPDLIRLVDRLLDSIAAKGKVDLIDDFAAAIPIEVIGNLLDVPEDEREPLRGWSLAILGALEPVVSPDAFARGNKAVKDFLSYLDGLVARRRAKPGNPDRDVLTRLIQGEDNGERLTEKELLHNCIFLLNAGHETTTNLIGNGLVALSNHASEKRRLIDDPSLIKTAVEEMLRFESSNQLGNRMTVEPFELGGVAMPPGTPVTLCIGAANRDPAQFADPERFDIGRTPNRHLAFGTGAHQCAGMALARLEGAIAISRFLARFPDYALNGEPVRGGRVRFRGYLSVPCTVS